Proteins from one Armatimonadota bacterium genomic window:
- the rpmA gene encoding 50S ribosomal protein L27 — MAHKMGMGSTKNGRESAAQRLGVKKFGGEAVRAGNIIIRQRGSKVLQGENVGRGKDDTLFALIDGTVQFRTRAGGRRQVSVIPMAE, encoded by the coding sequence ATGGCGCACAAAATGGGAATGGGAAGTACCAAGAACGGGCGCGAGAGCGCCGCGCAACGCCTCGGCGTAAAAAAGTTCGGCGGCGAAGCGGTCCGTGCCGGTAACATCATCATTCGCCAGCGCGGCAGCAAGGTTCTCCAGGGCGAAAACGTGGGCCGCGGGAAGGATGACACCCTGTTTGCCCTGATTGACGGAACCGTGCAGTTTCGTACCCGCGCGGGCGGCCGCCGGCAGGTCAGCGTCATCCCGATGGCGGAGTAG
- the rplU gene encoding 50S ribosomal protein L21, with translation MYAIIEAGGRQHKAQADTIVKMDRLDAKVGDVVEFDKVVAVFDGDSANIGAPYVAGAKVTGRVVQQGRDRKIIVFKYRPKKHYKKIRGHRQHFTQVQITEISA, from the coding sequence ATGTATGCGATCATCGAGGCCGGAGGTCGTCAGCACAAGGCGCAAGCCGACACCATCGTGAAGATGGACCGTCTGGATGCCAAGGTGGGCGACGTTGTGGAGTTTGACAAGGTCGTCGCGGTCTTCGACGGCGACAGCGCCAACATCGGTGCTCCATATGTAGCCGGCGCGAAGGTGACCGGGCGAGTTGTGCAGCAGGGCAGGGACCGGAAGATCATCGTCTTCAAGTACCGCCCGAAAAAGCACTACAAGAAGATCCGCGGTCATCGCCAGCATTTCACCCAGGTGCAGATCACCGAAATCTCGGCGTAG
- a CDS encoding DUF1559 domain-containing protein: protein MRRHGFTLIELLVVIAIIAILAAILFPVFARAREKARQASCQSNLKQIALAELMYVQDYDERSHGPTAGGTNWAFVGGGNCSGCFHRYEANAGNIQASALPKWNPLLPYHKNHQLWWCPSQPDDAWRSYAWGRGGENRKLAMFTSPAQTVMFADGGGRGTRNGDIAWIPHNYQDANTDRDCCTNISNPGPGNHRHWIGDPHNEGANIAFWDGHVKWMGKNSIPTGRRGNGLKFVAEDPGNP from the coding sequence ATGAGGCGCCACGGTTTCACCCTGATTGAGCTGCTGGTGGTCATCGCAATCATCGCGATCCTAGCAGCGATCCTGTTTCCCGTCTTCGCCCGAGCTCGTGAAAAGGCCCGGCAGGCAAGCTGTCAGTCGAACCTGAAGCAGATTGCCCTCGCCGAGTTGATGTACGTGCAGGACTATGACGAGCGCAGTCACGGCCCGACGGCAGGCGGCACCAACTGGGCATTCGTCGGCGGCGGCAATTGCAGCGGCTGCTTCCATCGTTATGAGGCAAATGCCGGGAATATCCAGGCCAGCGCGCTGCCGAAGTGGAACCCCCTGCTGCCGTACCATAAGAACCACCAACTGTGGTGGTGTCCGTCACAGCCGGATGATGCCTGGCGCTCCTACGCATGGGGACGGGGCGGCGAGAACCGCAAGCTTGCAATGTTCACTTCCCCCGCTCAAACCGTGATGTTCGCCGACGGTGGCGGACGTGGAACCCGCAATGGAGACATCGCGTGGATCCCCCACAACTACCAGGATGCCAACACAGACCGCGACTGTTGCACCAACATAAGCAACCCGGGCCCGGGCAACCACCGGCACTGGATCGGGGATCCTCACAATGAGGGCGCAAACATCGCCTTCTGGGACGGCCACGTGAAGTGGATGGGCAAGAACAGCATTCCCACCGGCCGCCGCGGCAACGGCCTCAAGTTCGTCGCCGAGGACCCGGGCAATCCGTAG
- a CDS encoding ISNCY family transposase: MSVKERDCLKIVSQLAGPGGGAGKLTQAQAADLLGCTERHVRRLVRRYEHEGDAGLVHKSRGRPSNRCLPQEFREQVMVQVRKHYRDFGPTLAAEMLAERHGLSVSRETLRQWMIAEELWKPKRRKAVYRQRRPRRECFGELVQIDTSEHDWFEGRGESAVLITLIDDATSRVTMRFFEADDTQANMTILRDYIALHGRPMAFYGDKASHFRVNRPASVEEQLEGLEPETQIGRALRELDITWFTAHSPQAKGRVERSFDTAQDRLVKLMRLDNIRTIEEANRFLQERYMPQFNERFTVPPACDTDAHRTCEGLDLDAIFSHQEERVVTRDYTIRFKNQRYQIKKESAAPGLVQSKLIVEQRLDGSIWLRWRDQYLQFVTITPTPTGAAAALPVGLRPPYRAAAKAQPSPRRQTTRGRNPTKETPDPNGSRTFLLCTKPDISTLR; encoded by the coding sequence ATGAGCGTAAAAGAGCGTGACTGTCTGAAGATCGTTTCGCAGTTGGCAGGACCCGGCGGTGGTGCCGGCAAGTTGACCCAGGCCCAGGCCGCGGACTTGCTGGGGTGCACTGAGCGCCATGTGCGGCGTCTGGTGCGGCGCTATGAGCACGAAGGCGACGCCGGCCTTGTTCACAAGTCTCGCGGCAGGCCGTCGAATCGCTGTCTGCCCCAGGAGTTCCGGGAACAGGTCATGGTCCAGGTGCGCAAGCATTACCGCGATTTCGGCCCGACCCTTGCTGCGGAGATGCTTGCCGAACGCCACGGCCTATCGGTCAGTCGCGAGACCCTGCGCCAGTGGATGATCGCCGAAGAGCTGTGGAAGCCCAAGCGCCGCAAGGCCGTTTATCGACAGCGGCGCCCGCGCAGGGAGTGCTTTGGCGAACTGGTGCAGATCGACACCTCCGAGCATGACTGGTTTGAAGGACGGGGCGAGAGCGCGGTGCTCATCACCCTCATCGACGACGCCACCAGTCGCGTCACTATGCGCTTCTTTGAAGCGGACGACACGCAGGCCAACATGACGATCCTGCGCGACTACATCGCCCTGCATGGCCGCCCTATGGCTTTCTACGGCGACAAGGCAAGCCATTTCCGGGTCAACCGCCCGGCCAGCGTGGAAGAGCAACTGGAAGGCCTGGAGCCCGAGACCCAGATCGGGCGCGCCCTGCGCGAATTGGACATCACGTGGTTCACGGCCCATTCTCCCCAGGCCAAGGGACGGGTGGAACGCAGCTTCGACACCGCTCAGGACCGGCTGGTCAAACTGATGCGCTTGGACAACATCCGCACCATAGAAGAAGCCAATCGCTTCCTGCAGGAGCGCTACATGCCCCAATTCAATGAACGCTTCACGGTTCCGCCCGCCTGCGATACGGACGCCCACCGTACTTGCGAGGGCCTGGACCTGGACGCCATCTTCAGCCACCAGGAAGAGCGCGTGGTCACGCGGGACTACACGATCCGGTTCAAGAACCAGCGCTACCAGATCAAAAAAGAAAGCGCCGCGCCGGGCCTAGTGCAAAGCAAGCTGATCGTGGAACAGCGCCTGGACGGTAGCATCTGGCTGCGATGGCGGGATCAGTACTTGCAGTTCGTGACGATAACCCCCACCCCGACGGGCGCCGCCGCTGCCCTTCCGGTCGGGCTACGCCCTCCCTACAGGGCAGCGGCCAAGGCACAGCCGTCACCCCGAAGGCAGACCACCCGTGGAAGAAACCCTACAAAGGAGACTCCCGACCCCAACGGCAGTAGGACATTTCTACTTTGCACAAAACCGGACATTTCTACTTTGCGTTGA
- a CDS encoding dinitrogenase iron-molybdenum cofactor biosynthesis protein has protein sequence MRVAVACDGETVSPHFGRCEKFLIAEVRGTNIDRLPDLVNPGHEPGLLPRMMLEQGIECVLAGGAGPRAVGMLNEAGIRFIAGVSGDATAALADFAAGTLKAGDSSCEH, from the coding sequence ATGAGGGTCGCTGTAGCCTGCGATGGAGAGACAGTCAGTCCTCACTTCGGCCGCTGTGAGAAGTTCCTCATTGCCGAAGTGAGAGGGACGAACATAGACAGGCTTCCGGACCTGGTGAACCCGGGGCACGAGCCAGGGCTCCTGCCGCGTATGATGCTGGAGCAGGGGATCGAATGCGTTCTGGCTGGAGGCGCGGGACCCCGCGCGGTGGGTATGCTGAATGAAGCGGGGATCCGGTTCATCGCCGGCGTCAGCGGGGATGCGACCGCGGCGCTGGCCGATTTCGCGGCCGGGACGTTGAAGGCGGGCGACAGTTCCTGCGAGCACTGA
- a CDS encoding radical SAM protein has protein sequence METADRSLVFGPVPSRRLGRSLGVDLVPYKTCSYDCTYCQLGRTTCKTVRRAEYVPTDRVLADLREAVESGPAPDYITLSGSGEPTLHSGLEDVIAGIRSISDVPVAVLTNGSLLWDPAVAEAVSRADLVLPSLDAGDAETFQAVNRPHPGISFPHMVQGLIDFRQRYGGQIWLEVFLLAGITSSPVQVAKIAALAARIEPDRVQINTIARPPAEPDARGVSLEELYVLAELFTGTVEVVADHPLPAASALGETGADRVLDLLRRRPCTLDDIAAGLAMHRNEVLKYTDRLVREGAIAMREVGGKTFFAATAKAPDAA, from the coding sequence GTGGAAACGGCAGACCGTTCTCTGGTGTTCGGCCCAGTTCCCTCGCGGCGACTGGGCAGGTCTCTCGGAGTTGATCTCGTTCCGTACAAGACTTGCTCGTATGACTGCACCTATTGCCAACTGGGGCGGACCACATGCAAAACCGTGAGGCGCGCTGAGTACGTGCCCACGGACCGTGTTCTCGCTGATCTCCGGGAAGCCGTTGAGAGCGGTCCGGCGCCGGATTACATCACTCTCTCCGGGTCAGGCGAGCCGACACTGCACAGTGGCCTGGAGGATGTGATCGCCGGGATTAGGTCGATCAGCGACGTTCCCGTGGCGGTTCTCACGAACGGCTCACTCCTGTGGGACCCGGCCGTTGCAGAGGCTGTGAGCAGGGCGGACCTGGTGCTGCCGTCGCTGGATGCGGGGGACGCCGAGACCTTCCAGGCGGTGAACCGGCCCCACCCCGGCATCAGTTTTCCTCACATGGTGCAGGGACTGATCGACTTCAGGCAGCGCTATGGTGGACAGATCTGGCTGGAAGTGTTCTTGCTCGCAGGTATCACCTCGAGCCCGGTTCAGGTGGCCAAGATCGCGGCTCTCGCGGCCAGGATTGAGCCGGATCGCGTGCAGATCAACACCATCGCACGACCACCCGCCGAGCCGGATGCGCGGGGCGTATCCCTGGAAGAGCTCTACGTGCTGGCAGAGCTGTTCACGGGCACAGTCGAGGTGGTTGCCGACCACCCGCTACCCGCTGCGAGTGCTTTGGGGGAGACGGGCGCAGACAGGGTGCTGGACCTGCTCCGGCGTCGGCCTTGTACTTTGGATGACATCGCCGCCGGGCTCGCTATGCATCGGAACGAGGTCCTCAAGTACACCGACCGGCTGGTGCGCGAGGGGGCCATTGCCATGCGTGAAGTTGGCGGCAAGACTTTCTTCGCGGCGACGGCGAAAGCGCCGGACGCGGCCTGA